GGCGACCGGCGTCCGCACGAACCAGGATTTTCTCTCCGCGGTCCTCGCCCATCCGGCCTTCCGCGCGGGAGGAATCGCGACGGATTTCATCGCGCGCCACCCCGAGGTGCTGGCCCCTCCCTTTCCGGCGGCGCTTCTCCCCCATGCGAAGCTGGCGGCGGCCCTCGCGCTCCATCTTGAAACCGCGGTCCGGCCCCGCCCCGATCGGGATGAGGCGGAGATGGATGATGGGCCCGACCCCTGGGATGCGCCGGGGCGCTGGCTGCCGGGAGGGATGGCATGAGTTCGCTCCGCTTTGCGGACTGGGCGGCGCGCGTGACGCCCCGGGGGGATGGGGACTTCTCGGTCTCCCTCGATGGCGAAGCGCATGAGGTGCGCCTGATCGGCCGGGAGGGCGATCTGCTCTTGTTCGAGGTTGATGGCCAAAAGTATACGGCGGCGGTCGAAATTCGCCGCGATCAGGTCGAGGTCTGGCTCGAGGGGCGGCGGGCGGTTTTCTCCCGCGGGCGCCGGAGAGCCGCGGCGCAAACCGCGGGCCCCCTGCGGGCGGAGATGGCCGGCCGGGTGCTCGAAGTGCGGGTCAAGGCGGGGGACAAGGTGGCGGCGGGCGATGTCCTTCTGGTGGCGGAGACGATGAAGATGGAGCATCCCCTCCGGGCGGAGGCCGCGGCGGAGGTGGTGCGGGTCTTCGTCGCGGCGGGCGATCGCATCCGGCCGGGGGAGCCGCTGATCGAGCTCAAGCCACCGGCACAGGGTGGGTGAAGCCCGGTCTTTTGCGGTGCCTCCGCATCCTTCAGGCGAGCGTGACGCGGACCTCCCACTCGCCATGGCCTTTTTTGACCTCGATGGCGTGGCCCGCGCCCTCGGCCCAGTTCCCGATGTTCTCCACCGCCAGCGGATAGTCCACCCAGATGAGGAGGGTGTCTCCCGCGGCGGCGCGGCGGGCTTCCTCCTGCACCTGCATCAGCGGGTCGGGACAGATCTGCCCCCGCAGGTTGATCTCGATGGTTGATGCCATGAAGCGGGCTCCTTTCTGTGCAAGGCGGAGGCTCAGTTTTTTTCTTTTCCCGGCCGGGCGGGCGGGCCTGGGCATGACGATGTGTCCGTTTTTGCGGAAAAAGCTGCAAGGAAGCGGGCTTTGGCATCCCCCGGCAGGCCCTTATAATATACCAGAGAGACTGTTTTTCCAGGGGAGAAGGTTCCGTGCCGTTTTTTGGAAAAAACATGAAATCGCGGCTCCGCCAGCCATTCGCCATGGTGGTGGTGGTCGGCCTGGTCTTTGTTGCGCTCCTGACGTTTGCGGGCGGCTGGTTTTCGACGCAGGTGGCGTGGAACACCACGGTCCGGGCCGAGGCGTACCGGCAGGCGCTGCGCATCCGGCGCGCGATCTTCCGCCAGCTGAATATCGCAGCCGCTTTTATCGAGCCTTCCTCCCCGGCGGCGGCGGCCGCATTTGAAATACTGAAATCGAAAGAGTTCTTCCGGGATGAAGAGGGGCTTGTGGCGATACACATCTGGGACCGGGAGGGGAAGCTGGCCTGGTCCTCCCGTGAACAGATGATGGGAAAGGGC
Above is a window of bacterium DNA encoding:
- a CDS encoding biotin/lipoyl-binding protein, which encodes MSSLRFADWAARVTPRGDGDFSVSLDGEAHEVRLIGREGDLLLFEVDGQKYTAAVEIRRDQVEVWLEGRRAVFSRGRRRAAAQTAGPLRAEMAGRVLEVRVKAGDKVAAGDVLLVAETMKMEHPLRAEAAAEVVRVFVAAGDRIRPGEPLIELKPPAQGG
- a CDS encoding sulfurtransferase TusA family protein gives rise to the protein MASTIEINLRGQICPDPLMQVQEEARRAAAGDTLLIWVDYPLAVENIGNWAEGAGHAIEVKKGHGEWEVRVTLA